Proteins from one Candidatus Peregrinibacteria bacterium genomic window:
- the rpsO gene encoding 30S ribosomal protein S15, which translates to MATKAKKTSSKSTKSTKTKKAAKASAPKKSKPSKSTKNAAPQQKEAAPKPVIKAKAPVKKREKHTLTRRERKKAVMQKHRTHEKDTGSAEVQVAILTHRINELTEHLQHHKNDNHSRRGLLMMVGNRKKLLKFLKEKSDERYKKLVKKLGIRG; encoded by the coding sequence ATGGCTACGAAAGCAAAGAAGACTTCTTCCAAATCAACAAAATCCACAAAAACAAAAAAGGCAGCGAAAGCATCAGCACCGAAGAAATCAAAACCATCAAAGTCTACAAAAAATGCTGCTCCTCAGCAAAAAGAAGCAGCTCCAAAACCCGTGATTAAAGCAAAAGCTCCGGTGAAAAAACGAGAGAAGCATACGCTTACGAGAAGAGAACGAAAAAAGGCAGTAATGCAGAAACACAGAACCCATGAAAAAGACACCGGATCTGCAGAAGTGCAGGTTGCAATTTTGACGCATCGAATCAATGAACTTACCGAACATTTGCAACACCACAAAAACGATAATCATTCCCGAAGAGGACTCCTCATGATGGTAGGAAATCGAAAGAAACTTCTCAAATTTCTCAAGGAAAAATCTGATGAGAGGTACAAAAAGCTCGTTAAAAAACTCGGTATTCGAGGATAG